One stretch of Rhodospirillaceae bacterium DNA includes these proteins:
- a CDS encoding YihA family ribosome biogenesis GTP-binding protein, with translation MSGERKAGERSIGDKLFQRECVFVAGAMKLDQLPPMGPIEIAFAGRSNVGKSSLLNALTGRKALARVSQTPGRTQQLNFFDLNGELVLVDMPGHGYAKVGRSKVAEWSQLIEGYVRGRANLRRLLLLIDSRHGFKESDEALMNLLDQFALSYQAVMTKADTLKPSALEANRKKYTAMIAKRPAAHPEILVTSSETGYGMSELRDSLATLAAQG, from the coding sequence GTGAGCGGCGAACGGAAAGCGGGCGAACGCAGCATCGGCGACAAGCTGTTCCAGCGCGAATGCGTCTTCGTGGCGGGCGCCATGAAGCTTGACCAATTGCCGCCGATGGGGCCGATCGAAATCGCCTTCGCCGGTCGCTCGAATGTCGGCAAGTCGAGCCTCCTCAACGCGCTCACGGGCCGCAAGGCCCTGGCCCGCGTCTCACAGACCCCGGGCCGCACCCAGCAGCTCAACTTCTTCGACCTCAACGGCGAGCTGGTCCTCGTGGACATGCCGGGCCATGGCTATGCCAAGGTCGGCCGCTCCAAGGTCGCCGAATGGTCGCAGCTGATCGAGGGCTATGTCCGCGGCCGCGCCAATCTCCGCCGCCTATTGCTCCTCATCGACAGCCGCCACGGCTTCAAGGAGAGCGACGAGGCGCTGATGAACCTCCTCGACCAGTTCGCCCTCTCCTACCAGGCGGTGATGACCAAGGCCGATACGCTGAAGCCCTCGGCGCTCGAAGCCAACCGCAAGAAGTACACCGCCATGATCGCCAAGCGCCCAGCAGCGCACCCGGAGATCCTGGTCACCAGCTCCGAGACCGGCTACGGCATGAGCGAACTCCGCGACAGCCTGGCCACCTTGGCTGCGCAAGGGTAG
- the argB gene encoding acetylglutamate kinase: MSITDTKYWLKTARTLTDALPYMQKYAGKRFVIKYGGHAMVDMELSDIFARDITLLRQVGILPVVVHGGGPQIGEMLKRLNIQSRFIDGLRVTDAAAMEVVEMVLSGSINKEIVAAINAAGGRAVGISGKDDNLLHAKKTEMTKDGERVDLGLVGEPDKVNPSIIRSLEQAGVIPVIAPVGFGPDGQTYNINADTAAGAIAAAIGASRLLMLTDVPGVLDKSGQLVQQLTAGEVRALAADGTISGGMIPKLETCLSAVESGVEAAVILDGRVPHSMLLEIFTPQGIGTLVTRG; encoded by the coding sequence ATGAGCATCACCGACACCAAATACTGGCTGAAGACCGCGCGGACGCTGACCGACGCGCTGCCCTATATGCAGAAATATGCCGGCAAGCGCTTTGTCATCAAATATGGCGGCCATGCCATGGTGGACATGGAATTGTCCGATATCTTCGCCCGCGACATCACGCTGCTGCGCCAGGTCGGCATCCTTCCGGTGGTGGTCCATGGCGGCGGGCCGCAGATCGGCGAGATGCTGAAGCGGCTCAATATCCAGTCGCGCTTCATCGATGGACTTCGCGTCACCGACGCCGCGGCCATGGAAGTGGTCGAGATGGTCCTTTCCGGCTCGATCAACAAGGAGATTGTGGCGGCGATCAATGCGGCTGGCGGCCGGGCTGTCGGCATTTCGGGCAAGGACGACAACCTCCTCCATGCCAAGAAGACCGAGATGACCAAGGATGGCGAGCGCGTCGACCTCGGCCTGGTGGGCGAGCCTGACAAGGTCAATCCCAGCATCATCCGCTCGCTGGAACAGGCCGGCGTCATCCCGGTCATTGCCCCGGTCGGCTTCGGCCCCGATGGCCAGACCTACAACATCAATGCCGACACGGCGGCCGGCGCCATCGCCGCCGCCATCGGCGCCTCGCGCCTCCTCATGCTGACCGACGTCCCCGGCGTGCTCGACAAGTCGGGCCAGCTGGTGCAGCAGCTGACCGCCGGCGAAGTGCGGGCGCTGGCGGCCGACGGCACGATCTCGGGCGGCATGATCCCGAAGCTCGAGACCTGCCTCAGTGCGGTGGAGAGCGGCGTCGAGGCAGCCGTCATCCTGGATGGCCGCGTGCCGCATTCCATGCTGCTGGAAATCTTCACGCCCCAAGGCATCGGCACGCTGGTGACGCGCGGCTGA